From a single Pseudobutyrivibrio xylanivorans genomic region:
- a CDS encoding ATP-dependent RecD-like DNA helicase, with product MEELTGYVENIIFRNADNGYTVLDFVYDEMLITCTGLFPTLGEGENLLLRGDFVDHPTYGKQFKVASHEVVEPADELSMERYLGSGAIRGIGPKLAARIIKQFGADTFRLIEEEPERLAEVKGISLNKAMEISDQIVGAKDIRNAMMFLDKYGLHGNTAIKIYNRFGNDIYNVIQSNPYRLADEVAGIGFKTADEIAGQVGIKVDSEFRIKGGIQYILSQGAGMGHTYLPIEKLTEMSVELLRVDADSVEAQIMNLAMDKKLIIKRDEDDNKQVYSRAFYRMEESIAGMLKELNLTYKVDKSDLEKVIRRIEKDENFQLDELQKEAVISAAERGLFILTGGPGTGKTTTITTMIHIFEEEGYSIFLGAPTGRAAKRMSEATGYEARTIHRMLEVSGRPSEEDDVASFAKFERNEENPLECDVIIIDEMSMVDVSLMYALLKAITPGTRLILVGDEHQLPSVGPGNVLKDILASNQFTSVTLEKIFRQAQESDIVMNAHKIHKGEHMELDNKSKDFFFLKRNDADTIINVMLTLVKDKMPKYVDANISDIQVLTPTRKGLIGVERLNGILQQYLNPPSMKKNEWKGETRIFREGDKVMQIRNDYQLEWEVKGNYNITIDKGLGVFNGDVGIIKEINDWSKSVVVEFEEGRTVSYPFASLDELELAYAITIHKSQGSEYPAVVMPIMEGPKMLMNRNLLYTAITRAKKCVTMVGDANVYYSMIDNVSQAKRYSGLKARIEEAFRESI from the coding sequence ATGGAAGAATTAACAGGATATGTAGAAAATATAATATTTAGAAACGCAGATAATGGCTACACAGTGCTGGATTTCGTATATGATGAGATGCTAATCACCTGTACGGGACTGTTTCCTACCCTGGGAGAGGGTGAGAACCTGTTGTTGAGAGGTGATTTCGTGGATCACCCAACCTATGGCAAGCAGTTCAAGGTGGCAAGCCACGAGGTGGTGGAGCCAGCGGATGAGCTTTCAATGGAGCGATATTTAGGCTCAGGAGCTATAAGAGGTATAGGTCCAAAGTTGGCAGCAAGAATCATAAAGCAGTTTGGCGCAGATACCTTTAGGTTAATCGAAGAGGAACCTGAACGTCTGGCAGAGGTAAAGGGAATCTCATTGAATAAGGCTATGGAGATTTCCGACCAGATTGTTGGAGCTAAGGATATCCGAAACGCTATGATGTTCCTTGATAAATATGGACTTCACGGCAATACTGCCATCAAGATATACAATCGCTTTGGAAATGATATTTATAATGTCATTCAAAGCAATCCATATAGGCTTGCGGATGAGGTGGCAGGTATCGGCTTTAAAACAGCCGACGAGATAGCAGGCCAGGTTGGAATCAAGGTGGATTCTGAGTTTAGAATCAAGGGCGGAATACAGTATATTCTCAGCCAGGGTGCTGGAATGGGACACACATATCTTCCTATTGAAAAGCTGACTGAGATGTCCGTGGAGCTTTTGAGGGTTGATGCTGATTCTGTGGAGGCTCAGATTATGAACCTTGCCATGGATAAAAAGCTGATTATTAAGCGTGACGAGGATGACAATAAGCAGGTTTATTCCAGAGCTTTTTATCGAATGGAAGAATCAATTGCAGGAATGCTGAAGGAATTGAATCTGACCTACAAGGTTGATAAATCCGACCTGGAAAAAGTCATTCGAAGAATCGAAAAAGATGAGAATTTCCAATTGGATGAGCTCCAAAAGGAAGCTGTTATAAGTGCTGCGGAGCGTGGACTCTTCATTCTTACAGGTGGTCCTGGTACTGGAAAAACTACCACAATCACCACTATGATTCATATTTTTGAGGAAGAGGGCTACAGCATCTTTCTTGGAGCCCCAACAGGCCGTGCTGCAAAGCGAATGAGTGAAGCAACTGGCTACGAGGCACGTACAATTCATAGAATGCTTGAGGTTTCGGGCAGGCCAAGTGAAGAGGACGATGTAGCAAGCTTTGCAAAGTTCGAGCGAAATGAGGAGAATCCTCTTGAGTGTGATGTAATTATTATTGATGAGATGTCAATGGTGGATGTTTCTCTGATGTATGCTCTTTTAAAGGCCATAACTCCAGGGACAAGGTTAATTCTGGTTGGCGACGAGCACCAGCTTCCAAGTGTTGGCCCTGGAAATGTTTTAAAGGATATTCTGGCGTCAAACCAATTTACATCTGTCACTTTGGAAAAGATTTTCCGTCAGGCTCAGGAGAGTGATATTGTCATGAACGCCCATAAGATTCACAAGGGCGAGCACATGGAGCTTGATAATAAATCAAAGGATTTCTTTTTCCTTAAGAGGAATGATGCAGACACGATTATCAATGTAATGCTCACTCTCGTAAAGGATAAGATGCCCAAATATGTAGATGCCAATATTAGCGATATTCAGGTTCTCACACCAACCCGCAAGGGCTTGATTGGTGTGGAGCGACTAAATGGAATTCTTCAGCAATATCTTAACCCTCCATCAATGAAGAAAAATGAGTGGAAGGGTGAGACTAGAATATTCCGTGAGGGTGATAAGGTTATGCAAATTCGCAACGATTATCAGCTTGAGTGGGAAGTGAAGGGTAACTACAACATCACTATTGATAAAGGATTGGGTGTATTCAATGGCGATGTGGGAATTATTAAGGAGATTAACGATTGGTCCAAGTCGGTTGTAGTTGAATTTGAAGAGGGAAGAACAGTTAGCTATCCGTTTGCCAGCTTAGACGAGCTGGAGTTAGCCTATGCAATCACTATTCACAAGTCACAGGGTTCGGAGTATCCAGCTGTTGTAATGCCTATTATGGAGGGACCAAAGATGCTTATGAATAGGAACCTTCTTTATACTGCTATTACCAGAGCAAAAAAATGCGTCACCATGGTAGGCGACGCAAATGTCTATTATTCAATGATAGATAATGTCTCTCAGGCAAAGCGCTATTCAGGTCTTAAGGCCAGAATAGAGGAAGCCTTTAGAGAATCGATTTAA
- a CDS encoding flagellar hook-basal body protein, translating to MVRSLWSAASGMKGQQTQVDTIANNLANVNTTAYKTQSAQFKTLLYQTLEATSTNANGDSKPTSAQVGLGTRVASLNANFAQGNQIATESQTAMCIVGEGFFAVQDSDETHYTRNGNFTWAINEQGNKVLTTAEGYQVLDQAGNIIAIPNTAGDLNFAVDPETGATSYKNAQGQVVQTGQRIALYQFTNRVGLDKIGENLYDESAASGEPLSEWNTQGVTRSQIFQNYLEGSNVNVADEMVNLIIAQRAYEMNSKAITTSDTMLEQANNLKR from the coding sequence ATGGTAAGATCTTTGTGGTCAGCAGCTTCAGGTATGAAGGGCCAGCAAACTCAAGTTGATACAATTGCAAATAACTTGGCAAATGTAAACACTACAGCATATAAGACTCAGTCAGCTCAGTTCAAGACCCTGCTGTATCAAACATTGGAGGCAACCTCCACAAATGCAAATGGTGATAGTAAACCTACAAGTGCTCAGGTGGGTCTTGGTACAAGAGTGGCATCTTTGAATGCAAACTTTGCTCAAGGTAATCAGATAGCCACAGAGAGCCAGACAGCAATGTGCATTGTAGGAGAGGGCTTCTTTGCAGTTCAGGATAGTGATGAAACCCACTACACCAGAAATGGTAACTTTACCTGGGCTATTAATGAACAGGGAAACAAGGTACTTACCACAGCAGAGGGCTATCAGGTACTTGATCAGGCAGGAAATATTATCGCCATTCCAAACACAGCAGGCGATTTGAACTTTGCAGTAGATCCAGAGACTGGCGCAACTTCTTATAAGAATGCTCAGGGACAGGTTGTTCAGACGGGACAGAGAATTGCACTTTATCAATTCACCAATAGAGTTGGCTTAGATAAGATAGGCGAGAATCTTTATGATGAGTCTGCAGCATCTGGAGAGCCTCTTTCAGAGTGGAATACACAGGGAGTTACAAGAAGCCAGATATTCCAGAATTACCTAGAAGGCTCGAATGTAAATGTTGCTGATGAAATGGTAAATCTTATCATTGCACAGCGTGCATATGAAATGAACTCAAAGGCTATAACAACTTCTGACACAATGTTAGAACAAGCTAATAACCTTAAGAGATAA
- a CDS encoding flagellar hook-basal body protein, whose translation MVKGLYTAFTGMVNEQKRMDVMTNNLANSATTGYKKEAMVAQAFDEKLAIKIKDTSHWHNMPEKIGSISLGAKVGETYTNWDQGAFQVTDKDSDVALGGRGFFAIEFTNKAGETSIKYTRDGAFTVDVDGYLRTSDGDYVLNSDGALSSQYGDGYRVQIDPVLKYTIASDGTIYQNNEEVDTIGVIDIDNYDYINKYGENLYDLIPGGNIVESEAIVEQGMLEASNVNVVDEMVSMITIARAYEAGQKMIQTEDSTLEKTVNTIGRV comes from the coding sequence ATGGTAAAAGGACTCTATACAGCCTTCACAGGCATGGTCAATGAGCAGAAAAGAATGGATGTTATGACCAACAACTTGGCAAACTCTGCGACCACTGGATACAAGAAAGAGGCAATGGTTGCTCAGGCCTTCGATGAAAAGCTTGCAATCAAGATAAAGGACACCTCACATTGGCATAATATGCCAGAGAAGATAGGTTCTATTTCACTAGGTGCGAAGGTTGGTGAGACTTACACTAATTGGGACCAGGGAGCATTTCAGGTTACTGACAAGGATTCTGATGTAGCTCTTGGTGGAAGAGGTTTCTTCGCAATTGAATTTACTAATAAAGCAGGAGAGACTTCTATCAAGTATACGAGAGATGGTGCATTTACCGTGGATGTTGATGGATATTTAAGAACCTCTGACGGCGACTATGTACTGAATTCTGATGGAGCTTTATCCTCACAATATGGTGATGGCTACCGAGTTCAGATTGACCCTGTGCTGAAGTATACTATAGCTAGTGATGGAACAATCTATCAGAACAATGAAGAAGTGGATACCATCGGAGTTATTGACATTGATAACTACGATTACATCAATAAATATGGCGAGAATCTTTATGACCTGATTCCTGGCGGCAATATTGTAGAAAGCGAAGCCATCGTTGAGCAGGGAATGCTTGAGGCATCAAACGTCAATGTAGTTGACGAGATGGTTAGTATGATAACCATCGCCCGCGCCTACGAAGCAGGCCAAAAAATGATTCAAACCGAAGACTCTACACTCGAAAAAACCGTAAACACAATAGGTAGAGTTTAA
- a CDS encoding rod shape-determining protein encodes MAGSDIGIDLGTASVLVYAKGKGVVLKEPSVVAFDRDTNKIKEIGEEARLMIGRTPGNIVAVRPLRQGVISDYTVTEKMIKYFVQKAMGKKSYRKPRIAVCVPSGATEVEKRAVEDAAFAAGAREVSIIEEPIAAAIGAGIDISLPMGNMIVDIGGGTADIAVISLGSSVVSTSIKVAGDDFDEAIVRYMRKKHNLLIGERTAEDIKIKIGRCFPLGEAETMDVRGRNLVSGLPKTITVSSEETEEALKESTMQIVEAIHSVLERTPPELAADVADRGIVLTGGGALLRGLEELIEDRTGINTMTADEAMTCVAIGTGRYVELLSD; translated from the coding sequence ATGGCAGGATCAGATATCGGAATCGATTTAGGTACAGCGAGCGTCCTTGTTTATGCAAAGGGCAAGGGTGTTGTTTTAAAAGAGCCTTCAGTAGTGGCTTTTGATAGAGATACAAACAAGATTAAAGAAATCGGCGAGGAGGCACGTCTTATGATTGGACGTACTCCTGGAAATATCGTAGCTGTTCGTCCACTTCGTCAGGGTGTTATCTCTGATTACACAGTTACTGAGAAGATGATTAAGTACTTCGTTCAGAAGGCAATGGGCAAGAAGAGCTATCGTAAGCCACGTATTGCAGTTTGTGTTCCTTCTGGTGCTACAGAAGTAGAGAAGCGTGCCGTAGAGGACGCTGCATTTGCAGCAGGTGCCCGTGAGGTTTCTATCATTGAAGAGCCTATCGCAGCAGCCATCGGTGCTGGTATCGATATTTCACTTCCTATGGGAAATATGATTGTAGATATCGGTGGTGGTACAGCAGATATCGCTGTTATCTCACTTGGTAGCTCAGTTGTCAGCACATCTATCAAGGTTGCTGGTGATGATTTCGATGAGGCTATCGTTCGTTACATGAGAAAGAAGCACAATCTTCTTATCGGTGAGCGTACTGCCGAGGATATCAAGATTAAGATTGGTCGTTGCTTCCCACTTGGCGAGGCTGAGACTATGGATGTTAGAGGAAGAAACCTTGTTTCAGGTCTTCCAAAGACTATTACAGTTTCATCAGAGGAGACAGAGGAAGCTCTCAAGGAATCTACAATGCAGATTGTTGAGGCTATCCACTCAGTTCTCGAGAGAACTCCACCAGAGCTTGCAGCAGACGTTGCCGACAGAGGTATCGTTCTTACAGGTGGTGGTGCACTCCTTCGTGGTCTTGAGGAGCTTATCGAGGACCGCACAGGTATCAACACTATGACAGCTGACGAGGCTATGACTTGCGTAGCCATCGGAACAGGTCGTTACGTAGAACTTTTATCAGATTAA
- the uvrA gene encoding excinuclease ABC subunit UvrA: MKERKYIKIKGANEHNLKNISIDIPRDEFVVLTGLSGSGKSSLAFDTIFAEGQRRYMESLSSYARQFLGQMEKPNVEHMEGMPPAISIDQKSTNHNPRSTVGTVTEIYDYMRLLYARCGVPHCPNCGKPISKQTVDQMVDAIMALPERTKIQLLAPVVRGRKGTHEKLFEKAKKSGYVRVNVDGNVYDLSEEIKLDKNIKHNIEIVVDRLVIKEGIEKRLTDSIEAVLKLADGLMIVDVIDGEPIRFSEGFSCPDCGISIDEVEPRSFSFNNPFGACPECFGLGYKMEFDEDLMIPDKSLSFNEGCVQVMGWQSSNKKGSFAHALLEALASEYDFSLDTPYKELPEKIRDMFLHGFDRSVDVHYEGQRGRGVYPTVFEGLIENVNRRYKETFSESAKREYEEFMFYSECPCCHGQRLKKESLAVTIADKNIFEMTQYPVHELYDLIENLKLTEQQMKIGAVVLKEIRNRLKFMVDVGLDYLTLARATASLSGGEAQRIRLATQIGSGLVGVAYILDEPSIGLHQKDNDKLLASLKGLRDLGNTLIVVEHDADTMKAADYLVDIGPRAGKDGGEVVAAGTPEEIMANPNSITGQYLSGKLCIPVPSERREPKGWLTIKGAREHNLKNIDVDIPTGIMTVVTGVSGSGKSSLINEILYKDLAKRLNRARKISGKHDDILGVEVLDKVIDIDQSPIGRTPRSNPATYTGVFDLIRDLFAGTTEAKERGYNKGRFSFNVKGGRCEACSGDGIIKIEMHFLPDVYVPCEVCGGKRYNRETLEVHYKGKTIYDVLDMTVEEACEFFKNVPSIYNKIQCLYDVGLGYIKLGQPSTTLSGGEAQRIKLATELSRRATGKTIYILDEPTTGLHFDDVNKLVEIMRKLSDSGNTVVVIEHNLDVIKCADYIIDMGPDGGDRGGTVIAKGTPEEIVKVKRSYTGQYLKDYL, encoded by the coding sequence GTGAAAGAAAGAAAATATATAAAGATTAAAGGCGCAAATGAGCATAACCTAAAAAATATTAGTATTGATATCCCAAGAGACGAATTCGTTGTCCTCACAGGACTTTCCGGCTCGGGAAAATCTTCCTTAGCCTTCGATACAATCTTTGCCGAGGGACAGCGTCGCTACATGGAGTCATTATCATCCTATGCACGTCAGTTCTTGGGCCAGATGGAAAAGCCAAACGTGGAGCATATGGAAGGAATGCCTCCGGCTATCTCGATTGACCAGAAGAGCACAAACCACAATCCACGTTCTACAGTGGGTACAGTTACAGAAATTTATGACTACATGAGACTGCTTTATGCCCGTTGCGGAGTGCCACACTGCCCTAACTGTGGTAAGCCAATCAGCAAGCAGACTGTAGACCAGATGGTAGATGCTATTATGGCTCTTCCAGAGCGTACTAAGATTCAGCTTCTTGCACCAGTTGTAAGAGGTCGCAAGGGTACCCATGAGAAGCTATTTGAAAAGGCAAAGAAGTCGGGCTATGTTCGTGTTAATGTAGATGGAAACGTATATGACCTTTCAGAGGAAATAAAGCTTGATAAAAATATAAAGCACAACATTGAAATCGTTGTAGACCGTCTTGTAATAAAGGAAGGCATTGAGAAGCGTCTTACAGATTCCATCGAGGCTGTTTTAAAACTGGCTGATGGACTGATGATTGTAGATGTAATCGATGGAGAACCAATCAGATTTTCTGAGGGATTCTCATGCCCAGATTGTGGAATCAGTATCGACGAGGTAGAGCCACGTAGCTTCTCCTTCAACAATCCATTTGGTGCCTGCCCAGAGTGCTTTGGTTTGGGATATAAGATGGAATTCGATGAGGATCTTATGATTCCTGACAAGAGCCTGTCTTTCAACGAAGGTTGCGTCCAGGTTATGGGATGGCAGTCTTCTAATAAAAAGGGCAGCTTCGCTCACGCGCTGTTAGAAGCATTGGCTTCTGAATACGATTTCTCATTGGATACACCTTACAAGGAGCTTCCAGAAAAGATTCGTGACATGTTCCTTCATGGCTTTGACCGTTCAGTAGATGTGCATTATGAAGGACAGCGTGGACGAGGAGTTTATCCTACAGTATTCGAGGGACTAATAGAAAATGTTAACAGACGCTATAAAGAGACCTTCTCTGAATCAGCAAAGCGTGAATATGAGGAATTCATGTTTTATAGTGAATGTCCTTGCTGTCATGGTCAGCGTCTGAAGAAGGAAAGCCTTGCTGTTACAATTGCAGATAAAAATATCTTTGAGATGACCCAGTACCCTGTTCACGAGCTATACGATTTGATTGAAAATCTTAAGCTTACAGAACAGCAGATGAAGATTGGTGCTGTGGTTCTTAAAGAAATCAGAAATAGATTGAAATTCATGGTGGATGTGGGATTGGATTATCTCACCCTTGCCAGAGCTACAGCTTCTCTTTCAGGTGGAGAGGCTCAGCGAATCCGTCTTGCCACACAGATTGGTTCGGGTCTGGTTGGCGTAGCCTACATTTTGGATGAGCCATCTATTGGCCTTCACCAAAAGGATAATGACAAGTTATTAGCATCCCTTAAGGGATTGAGAGATCTTGGAAATACGCTAATTGTTGTTGAACACGATGCGGATACCATGAAGGCTGCGGATTATCTTGTGGATATCGGACCTCGCGCAGGCAAGGATGGTGGAGAAGTGGTTGCTGCGGGTACTCCAGAGGAGATTATGGCGAACCCTAATTCCATCACAGGTCAGTACCTCAGTGGAAAGCTTTGCATCCCTGTCCCATCGGAGCGCAGAGAACCAAAGGGATGGCTTACTATAAAGGGTGCAAGGGAGCACAACCTTAAGAATATAGATGTAGATATTCCGACAGGAATCATGACTGTTGTTACAGGTGTATCTGGTTCAGGAAAGAGCTCACTTATCAACGAGATTTTATATAAGGATCTGGCAAAGCGCCTTAATCGCGCAAGAAAGATTTCTGGAAAGCATGATGATATTCTTGGTGTGGAGGTTCTTGATAAAGTAATTGATATCGACCAGTCACCTATCGGACGTACACCTCGTTCAAATCCTGCTACCTATACAGGCGTATTCGATTTGATTCGTGATTTATTCGCCGGTACTACAGAAGCAAAGGAACGCGGTTACAATAAGGGGCGCTTCTCCTTCAACGTAAAGGGCGGTCGCTGTGAAGCCTGCTCTGGAGATGGAATCATCAAAATCGAAATGCATTTCCTTCCCGACGTATATGTGCCTTGTGAGGTATGCGGTGGAAAACGTTACAACCGCGAGACCTTAGAGGTCCACTATAAAGGTAAGACCATCTATGATGTGCTTGATATGACTGTTGAGGAGGCTTGCGAGTTTTTCAAAAACGTACCAAGTATTTACAACAAGATACAGTGTCTGTATGACGTTGGACTTGGCTATATCAAGCTTGGACAGCCATCTACAACCTTGTCCGGTGGAGAGGCACAGAGAATCAAGCTTGCCACAGAGCTTTCGCGTCGAGCTACTGGAAAGACTATTTATATTCTTGATGAGCCTACCACAGGTTTGCATTTTGATGATGTGAATAAGCTTGTTGAGATTATGAGAAAGCTTTCTGATTCTGGAAACACTGTTGTGGTAATCGAGCATAATCTGGACGTAATCAAGTGTGCAGATTACATCATCGACATGGGACCTGATGGTGGAGACCGCGGCGGCACTGTGATTGCTAAAGGAACACCTGAGGAAATCGTAAAAGTAAAGCGTAGTTATACGGGCCAGTATCTTAAAGATTATCTATAG
- the uvrB gene encoding excinuclease ABC subunit UvrB, whose translation MDFKLHSEYKPTGDQPQAIEALVQGFKEGNQMQTLLGVTGSGKTFTMANVIEQLNKPTLIIAHNKTLAGQLYSEFKEFFPENAVEYFVSYYDYYQPEAYVPSTDTYIAKDSSINDEIDKLRLSATASLSERRDVIIVSSVSCIYGIGEPDDFQNMMVSLRPGDMKDRDDVIHELINIQYMRNDMDFARGTFRVRGDTLEVIPANTSDYGIRIEFFGDEIDRICETDIMTGQVKRTLEHCAIFPASHYVIPQDKINAACASIEAELDERVKYFKSEDKLIEAQRIAERTNFDIEMLRETGFCSGIENYSRHMTNQQPGEPPKCLIDYFGDDFLIIVDESHITLPQVRGMFAGDQARKRTLVEYGFRLPSALDNRPLNFGEFESKLDQIMFVSATPGDYEEEHEMLRTEQVIRPTGLLDPEVEVRPVEGQIDDLFAEIKKETANKNKVMITTLTKRMAEDLTDYLAELGVRVKYMHSDIDTMERAEIIRDLRLDVFDVLVGINLLREGLDIPEITLVAILDADKEGFLRSERSLIQTIGRAARNSEGHVIMYADTITESMEKAISETERRREIQKAYNEAHGITPKTIQKSVRELISISKDIAKKEMQFKKDPEEMDKQELEKLIADIQKKMQKAAAELNFEAAAEYRDKMVELKNMMIKMSEE comes from the coding sequence ATGGATTTCAAATTACATTCTGAATACAAACCAACTGGTGACCAGCCCCAGGCAATAGAGGCCCTTGTCCAAGGCTTTAAAGAGGGCAATCAGATGCAGACACTCCTTGGTGTTACTGGCTCAGGAAAGACTTTCACCATGGCAAATGTCATTGAGCAGCTGAACAAACCCACACTTATTATTGCCCATAATAAGACTCTTGCTGGTCAGCTTTATTCAGAGTTCAAGGAATTTTTCCCAGAGAACGCAGTTGAATATTTTGTGTCCTACTACGATTATTATCAGCCTGAGGCCTACGTGCCTAGCACTGATACCTATATCGCCAAGGATTCTTCTATAAATGATGAGATTGATAAATTACGTCTTTCGGCTACAGCATCGCTTTCGGAGCGTAGGGACGTAATCATCGTGTCATCTGTTTCATGTATCTATGGTATCGGTGAGCCAGACGATTTCCAGAACATGATGGTTAGTCTTCGCCCGGGTGATATGAAGGACAGGGATGATGTTATTCACGAGCTTATCAATATCCAGTACATGCGAAATGACATGGATTTTGCTCGTGGAACCTTCAGAGTTCGTGGAGATACGCTAGAGGTTATTCCAGCAAACACCAGTGACTATGGAATCCGCATCGAATTCTTTGGAGATGAGATAGATCGTATTTGTGAAACGGATATTATGACAGGGCAGGTGAAACGCACTTTGGAGCATTGCGCGATTTTCCCTGCCAGCCATTATGTTATTCCTCAGGATAAAATTAATGCAGCCTGTGCCAGCATTGAGGCTGAGCTTGACGAGCGGGTGAAATACTTCAAATCCGAAGATAAGCTGATAGAGGCGCAGCGAATAGCTGAACGAACCAATTTTGATATAGAAATGCTTCGTGAAACAGGCTTCTGTTCAGGAATCGAAAACTATAGCCGTCACATGACAAATCAGCAGCCGGGAGAGCCACCGAAGTGCCTTATAGACTATTTTGGAGATGATTTCCTAATAATTGTGGATGAGAGCCATATTACACTTCCTCAGGTTAGAGGTATGTTTGCAGGTGATCAGGCCAGAAAGCGTACCCTTGTGGAGTACGGGTTCAGACTACCTTCAGCTCTTGATAATCGTCCTCTGAATTTTGGTGAGTTCGAGTCAAAGCTTGACCAGATTATGTTCGTAAGTGCCACACCAGGTGACTACGAGGAGGAGCATGAGATGCTTCGCACCGAGCAAGTCATCAGACCTACTGGACTGCTTGACCCAGAGGTGGAGGTTCGCCCAGTGGAGGGACAGATTGATGATTTGTTTGCAGAGATTAAAAAGGAAACAGCAAACAAGAATAAAGTGATGATAACCACTCTTACCAAGCGAATGGCTGAGGATTTGACAGATTATCTTGCCGAGCTTGGTGTGCGTGTGAAATATATGCATTCGGATATTGATACCATGGAGCGAGCGGAGATTATTCGTGACCTGCGTTTGGATGTATTCGATGTTCTTGTCGGAATCAATCTTCTTCGCGAGGGCTTGGACATTCCAGAGATTACATTGGTTGCAATCCTTGATGCCGATAAGGAAGGCTTCCTTCGAAGTGAGCGCTCACTGATTCAGACTATTGGTCGTGCGGCTCGAAACTCTGAAGGTCACGTTATTATGTACGCTGACACCATAACAGAATCAATGGAAAAGGCTATCTCAGAAACTGAGCGCCGTCGTGAGATTCAAAAGGCATATAATGAGGCCCATGGCATAACTCCAAAGACTATCCAGAAATCAGTTCGCGAGCTCATTTCTATCTCCAAGGATATTGCAAAGAAGGAAATGCAGTTCAAGAAGGACCCTGAAGAAATGGACAAGCAGGAGCTTGAAAAGCTTATTGCAGATATTCAGAAGAAGATGCAGAAGGCTGCAGCAGAGTTGAACTTCGAAGCAGCTGCAGAATATCGTGACAAGATGGTAGAACTTAAGAATATGATGATAAAAATGTCTGAAGAGTAA